A window of Ficedula albicollis isolate OC2 chromosome 15, FicAlb1.5, whole genome shotgun sequence genomic DNA:
cccccccccccccccccccccccccccccccccccccccccccccccccccccccccccccccccccccccccccccccccccccccccccccccccccccccccccccccccccccccccccccccccccccccccccccccccccccccccccccccccccccccccccccccccccccccccccccccccccccccccccccccccccccccccccccccccccccccccccccccccccccccccccccccccccccccccccccccccccccccccccccaaaaaaaaaaaaaaaaaaaacctcaaaagaaAGTTCTGGTGGCAGGAGTCAGGCAAAGAAGGGTGTTCAGGGGAGATGAGAATGTCCCAGCTGCACCTCAACTCTGCCACCATCCATATGAACACAAAGCAAGAGAGTTACACTTGTTGGAGATTTCAGACAGCGATGGCAATGCAATGTCTGACCAAACACCTCTGCATGAACCTCTCTGCCTGGGGGTGCTGACAGCCTGGCTCCTGTGCCCAAAGGGCTTCCTCGgcatgaaaagcaaagcaaaccccAAATCTGTAATGAACAGCCTCCTCCCTGGCACCAGAGTGCATTGAGAGTCTCACACAAGTGACAGATGTGATCAGCTCACAGCTTCCCGTGCCGATCACAACATAGGGAATTTTGTCCTGAGGAATTCCAGCCTCTTGGAACACATAAGCTGCATAAGAATACATCtgtgaagagaagaaaggagaaagcagTAAGGGAAGACATCTGAAAATGCATCCCCTCGTTTTTCCTGGAGGACCACGCAGAGTGACTAACACACTGACACACAGGCTACTCTGACAGCATCCTGAATGTTCCCACGGTGCACAGGTGTACTTAGGGAACCAAACCTCTGACATTTGAAGATGTCCACAGGCAGAGACACTAtttgctcctctcctgctgccaggatgctgagcccagagctcccaggcGGGTCCCGGAGCTGCTCACCGAGTCGTTCCCGCAGAGCTGCATGGCGCTGCTCAGCACAACGatgctcagcagctgccacctcAGAGCCGGGTTCTGGAACAGCTCCCACGGGTTCTTGGCTCTCTGGCCTTTGACAGCAGCCTGCTCCGCCAGCatctcttccagctctgcactCAGGTCGCTGGTGCCTCTGagcctctgcagtgctgcaaggACAAGGGAACCTCTCACTCCTGGGCTTTCTCTTCCCTGCGCTGTGATCGTGCTGTGACCTTCATAGAGTTGATCAGCCGTGGTGCAGCCACTTGAAAGATTTGGGGGAAAGGGAGTGCAAATCCCTCACCATTGTTTGACAACTCAGTATTTCCCAACATTGCCACTTTAGCTGCCATGCCTCTGACTCAGATCTCAAGTGCCttccctgggaaaagcaggcaaTTAAGATGTTCTTGGTACACAGCACATATTTCCCACAAACTAACTCCAGCCACTCTGCATATGAGGATTTGTATGCCACAAATCTAAGTAAATCCTTTAATATGAATTGGCTTCAGATTTGATCCTGAGCTCTTCGACCAGCACTTATTTCACTTCATAGTTACAAAACATATTTGCCACTGTGAGCACAAGTCTCACCTTTTGACCCTATTACTGTAGCAAGTAAGTCTATTGCGGGAAGATGCCCTTCAATTACCTCAGTAgatgaaatatatttaagttTATAGAACGTTCTTTAGTTTGGAAGGAGGAAGTGATCACATTTACAACTTGATATGAAATTTCCTATACGTAAAATTTGTGACACCGTTCCAAAAATGTTGAGGCCCAAGTCTCACACGTTCTGTGAGGAGCTAACAGTCACCCCAAACTCACCAGAGATGCAGGATTCTTTGTCTCCACGGTCAATCAAGAGATATCTGGGACTTTCAGGgagccaaggcagagctgtgagctggATCAGGGCAGGAATCAGATTGCTTGCTAAAAGGAATGGCCAGCTCTCCTCCCCTCCTAGGAGCTCccttgggaaaaacaaacaaacacaattGACACAGTACTGTTACAacctggggaaggaagggagggaggattTAATAAATGGGCTGCTTGCTTTACACTACCTGAGTCCAACCACCTggcccagcaccagccccagggctgtAAACGATGCAGAGGTCAAggccacagctcctctgagcttCTTTGGGGCACTCTCTGCCAGGTACATGGGCTGAATGTTCATGCTTACACCTGGGCAAGGCAGACAAATGCTGACCTCAGCTCGTGGGCAGAGGAGACAAGAATAAATGCAGTCAGGCACCTCATGTGAGGTTGCTGGCTGCACTCTTCTGTTGCAGGCCATGTGATAACTAATCTACTTGTTATTTACCTTGAGCTTCACCCCTGTCCCATGTGTAACTAAACACACATTTCAATATTCCACAGTAGCAATGGATAATGAATCTGAAATCTCAGAGCCTCAGTCCTATGGTCTGTTCAGCACCAAATCCTTGTATGCAATGTTTCCCTTGACTGCTCCCTTTTGAGGGGAATATCATATTTTAAGTCCCTTATATTGATAATTTCCTGGGATGAACTTCTACAAAAGCTTTTGTGTTGGTGCTCATGCTGGTGAGTGACTGACAACCAGATAGGGATCCATTTTCAGTACAAATTTTCCCTGTGCACAGAGACGCTTACGTGTGATACAACTCCTCCCCACCACCTATGTATGCTTTAAAAGAAAGCCCTTAGAAGCAAAGTATGAAATCTGTGGATACAGCTTCTTAATTCACTTACATGTGTCTGTCAGCCTAAAGGATCAATTGCTTTAATATCCTGGAtagccccaggctgccacagcaagCCCAGATAAATATTCTGAATAGAACAGAtctcctcctggctgcttcGAGGCAGAAGTCAGCTGCAGAGTGCTCCAATGCAAGCAAAGCCTAGGCTCAGGCCATCAGCTCTTTTGTGATTTCTTGTTTGCAGCACTCCCTTAGCCAGTGGGGAAGAGAtctgggaagagctgtgcaGAGATTCCATGGCAACTTTATTTCTGCGAAGGGGTTCAACAGCAGATCTGAGTATACAGAATGTCAAAGGGGTTTTGTAGGGTTAAGGTGACTTGACAAGTGGCCAATAGAGTTATAAGTTGAGAGCCATCCAATTACTTTAAGGTTTTAGGTAAAAAGTGACCAATTACCTAGAAGAGATAAAGACCAACTAGAACGCTAAAAGACCAACTAGAACGGGGGTCTGCAGTAGGCCATCAGCTCTTTTGTGATTTCTTGTTTGCAGCACTCCCTTAGCCAGTGGGGAAGAGAtctgggaagagctgtgcaGAGATTCCATGGCAACTTTATTTCTGCGAAGGGGTTCAACAGCAGATCTGAGTATACAGAATGTCAAAGGGGTTTTGTAGGGTTAAGGTGACTTGAGAAGTGGCCAATAGAGTTATAAGTTGAGAgctatccaattactttaaggTTTTAGGTAAAAAGTGACCAATTACCTAGAAGAGATAAAGACCAACTAGAACGCTAAAAGACCAACTAGAACGGGGGTCTGCAGAGGGGGTGAACATTTCTCTAGCATGAGTCATCCcaaggaaggatttcttttcttaGGGGATAAGTTTCCAAGGGGGCCCTAAAGGGGTATTTAAATCATCCACACTGGATCATTCCTACTTAAATTTCTTCTAATTGTTCCCACCTTCATTCTTCTGTATTTCCCATGTTGCCATACCTGCATTCACTCCAGTAAAAAATCTGCTGAGCATAATCATTTCAAAGGATTTGGCCATCCGGCTGAACCCAGACAAGGCTGCAGCTATGATCACAAAGACATTGTTcagcagcagggacatcttccttccaagagaaaaaacagttttgtgtCAGGTTCAGCTCTGGGATAAAACACTTCCCGTGGCGGGTGCCgcctgcccagccccaccacagagcatcctgctggatcccagcctgcagaggtgtccctgcaggggtgCCCTTAGGGGTCTCCCCAGGGTCAGGGCTCTTGTGCTCACACACAGTTTGCATTTGAATGGAAGGGAATATTCCTTCAGCAAGCCACGTGCATTTTGGTCTGAAAATGCTAATTTGTTGAAACGGGCATTTTTCACGTAATAAAGTTGTGAAACTTTGTCAGAAAGTTTTCATGTGTCCcaggagaaattcctgctgaaaaccaggggaaaaaacGTGAGCTCTGTTGACCCATACTATTATTATTGCCAGAAATTCTCTCTAGTCCCTGCTCACTGCCTTACCAGTCagtctttgtttcttttatctgtgATGGAATATGATTTTGTTCCCAAGTAGTGCAGGGTGAaatcttaaaaattttaatgattgtttcttttatctgtgATGGAATATGATTTTGTTCCCAAGTAGTGCAGGGTGAAATCTCAAAAACTTTAATGGATTAGGGAAGCCATATCCTTTCAGGTCTTTATAACCATACAACTGATAAACCATGGGACCTCAAATCATAATTGGGTCTCCTTCATCATATAAGAGGAGCAAACTAAAGTGATAGCACATACAGGAAAATCTTGGGGTCAAGAGACAGGCAGGCAAAATCTAATTTCCTATTAGTTTATGTTGGCAACactaggggttttttttctgaagagaacTGGGGATAGAGCTGTGTGTGAAAGATACATGAGGTAAGACAGATACTTTTCAAAGACTCGAGCACAGAGATAAAAATGCCACTGTGGAGTTTTAATGGATacttcctgaaatatttcagaacaaaatgtGGATAGGTAGCCTGTGAGACATGAGGAGCTGGGATGCAACCACTGCTCTTTGTAAGCACCCTCTGTTTTTCTAGTGTCATTCCCACagtttatttgaagaaaaatctttattttattttatccattaTGATTTCCCATTTAAAGGCACGGCAGAAAACTGGGCACAAAAATGATAGAGATTATGTAGGTGGGTACTGTGATAAGGAGTGGAGCTGAAATCCTTGTAgcacctcagctgggctggaatgTGATGAGAAGGTAATGTGGGGAGAAACTGTTCCCTGTTGAattctgaaatatgaaatactGTCCTGTCAGGTAGTTTCTCCCCACCAACCCAGAGTGTTTATGGCAGGCTGATCTATgacacaaaaatgtgttttcattatttttaaccATGGTGGGTACTTTGCTGTAGGGATCCTAATTCCTCTTGGACTAAAGGAAGCTGCAAAGCTTAAATTAATCTCCAGCACCTCTTACCTGCCCAGCATGATGGCCATGGGCCCAGcaaccacagccccagtgaGGCCTCCCAGAGGATAGGCAGAGACCGTGAAGgaccagagcagcaggatgacGTTGCTCTCCAAGGGAAGGCCCACGCGCTCCAGCCAGGTGGTGTTCATGAACATCTGGATGTACTGAGAGagaaggacagagctgcagagccaccaCAGAGGTGAAGAACTGTCACAGTACAAGCTGGCCTTGTTACTGGGCAAATTGGTTCTCCATATATGGAGAAGCAGCCTGGGGGGACATAAAGCAGTCCTCCGGGGAACAGTGCTAGGACAAATTTGGAAGCAGACCCATGGGTTCCCGCCTGTGCTGCGGAGGCTCTTGGTCAGAGAGATGGACAGCCTGGACTTTACACCAATCACAAGTGCTTGCCGAGGAACATTCAGAAGGTTATTTAAGCAGCAGTTCTGAACAATAAAGTGCTTTTTGTCACATGGTCACAGAGTGCTTGTATCTCTGTCTCAGGCCGGGCACTATCGTTGTCACAACTGGTGACCCCAACGTGATATGAACACGCAGCCTTTTGATGTGGAGTCAGAGAAAGGCTCCCTTACTAATGCACCTATTTATCCTGTGTTTATGCTTCCCATCTCCAGTTCTCAGATGTGTTTTTAACAAAGAGTTTAGGGTGTAAAACTGTTGCTGGTGAAAAATCCAGTTGATTTATATCTCTATGTAGTTATTTTTgatcatttaaaaatttatttcatggGTTCCACTTTCAATCTAAGGGCAAAAATCAACTGCAAAGGATGCAGGTTGGAAAACTCTAGAATTAGATTTTGCTAAAGCAGTTGAAACAAAGCTTTTGAATAAACTCTTGTGACACTAGGTCATGCTCAAGGATGGCTTTTGACAACAAAGTCCTGTACTCCGGATGTGAATTATACAGAGGGAACAACACATCCTTGCTTTgtgtccctcagcagcagcagattcccagtggcacagcactgctcacagcccagcagaggcaCCAAGGAAGGGTCTGCCAAGGGGGAggcactcagagcagcagcacttaCTGAGGCCGGGGCATTGATGATGGAGAGGTTGTAACCGTACTGGAAAGTGCCTCCAATCCCAGCAGCACATATTGTCAGGATCAGGATCTTGttctgcagctgaagaaaaggGGCAGACAATGGATGGCTTCCTTGCACAGAATAAAATGACTCAGCAGACATTCAGACTTTGAGCTGGGGGATTTTCCCATGGCCATGTATACCCAGAGCATTTGGGATTCCTCAGTGTGCTATTATTTCTATCCTTTCATGATAATAACACATATTTTAGATTAGAGTACCTTGCCTGTGATGCTGCACTAGTACAGAGCAGACAATATTTAGCAGTGTATAATTGTGATACAgattaaatacagatttaaatgTGGCAGACAGTGGTTCCTATGCCATGCTCAGGACTCCTTGAGGACATTTCTTCACAAGTACCAAGTGACACAGCTGCTGAGCCttgggagcacaggcaggggaaCGAGCTCATGTGGCATCACAGGATGGGGTGTTGGTATAAAAGTCAGGGCTCTTGACTCTTGGAAGGGTGTGGAACAAGCTGTCCTGGctggcccagctcagcagctgacAGCTCACTGGCAGGCTGacaagcaaaaacatttttccactATTTTGTGCCTTTGGTTTCCCCATCTGCAGTTAAAAATAAGATGTGCCTTGAGGGAGTCTTGGGACTGGGAGCTCTGTTCCACATCTCAAGACCACTCTGAGCATGCTGGGGGCTCCTGCTCTTTAGCCTGACACCTCCTGCACAAAGTCCTGGGCGGCCCAAGTCCAGGATGGCCTTTGCCAGCCCCCTGCTTAAAAACCCCTCCCACTGGGAAAGTGCTAGTGTGACACAGAGAGCCCATGCTCAGGCTGGGCTGTTTGCCAGCCAGTGCAGGGCACCTCAGGCCAGACTGTGTTTTGCTACATGAATATGACCCCAGTGACCCTAAGAACTTAAATAACCCAAAGCTGAGGACTTCTTTCTGCTTTACCTGCTTCTTAAAGAGCCATCCAcctaagaaaaggaaattttgatCTAGTCCACCATAGCTCTAAAACCAGAAATTCAAATAatcttggattttttccctttcctcaaagtgttttcttttaaataacttcCATACCAGTCTGAGACGGGATAGTTTCCCAGTACAGAAATAGAGCCAGACTGTTCcaagcctgcagcagcaggagatctctgctgtcccagctcacagcagatACATTTCACTTGCACTTTCCATGGCTACACCACCTCCCTGCCTCATTACTGAGAACTGAGCTAAGGACTGGGCACCTGGAATCTCTGCTGGTTCCTCATGGTCCTCATTCTCCAGGTGAGAGAGTTTCCTCTCCCTACAAtagcacatttctttttcattggCAGTGTCTAGGAATATGCCACTCCTCCTGCTCATTTCCCTGCTTTCATTATAGTGTGCATCCCCTATTAAGTCATGTATCACAGAGCTCTTTTGTCACCATGAGCTacagcaaaatgttttgtttctcccTTCAGGGGCCAGCAAACAcccctgtgctcagagctgagctgtaTTTAGTGACCTTCCCAgccttccagcccagcctctgcaTTGTTTTCCCAGCCACTGcgcagctgccaggagagccaTTAGTGTGTCAGCTTTTTCCCAAGGACTGTGCTGAACTAGAGAAATCATTATGTGCAAACCTGACAGTACTTACATAGCCttataaaaattcaaatttaaaaaaaaaataatctgtcaGTAATAATAGTAAAATAGCTGTTTTACCAGTCTCTGCAGCTTGTTCATCCTCTTTCGTAGGTTTTCCTCTGTCTGCCAAAGCCTCTGGTGCTCTCACGGTGCTCTAAAGGATTATTTAAATCTCCAGCACAGGAATGTGTATTTAGTCACCCATTCATTACGTTAGGATAAGACACTTGATTTGGCAGGTGTTTTGCCAGCTGATTTATATTCCCAAAACTGAGATGCATGTCCATTAGCAAGACGGTTCAATTCATTTTGTTGAAAGTCCATGACAGTCCAGGGAAATGATTATCTGTTGCAGTTAGTGTTTGTGTTACCCCAGCTTTCAGTTTCACAATCCAGGTAATGGTTGCTTTTGATATTGGTTGCTTCCAAAGCCCTTCCTATGTTGTTCCAAGTTGGTTTCTCCCTAAGTTGTATCCACCCCTGATGTAAACCactcccctttctcctcctctaaGGTTATCCCATTGGCACTGGCTCTGTAAAACACTCTTCTCACTCCTCCCCTAAAGTTATCCCATTGGCACTGTGTCCATAAACCACTCCCCTCACTCCTCCCCTAAGGTTATCCCATTGGCACTGTCTCCATAAACcactcccctccccccccccccccccccccccccccccccccccccccccccccccccccccccccccccccttccgatctAACCAACATGTGAAAGTTGCCAGGTTTGGTGATTTGAACTTCCTATGTTGTTCCAAGTTGGTTTCTCCCTAAGTTGTATCCACCCCTGATGTAAACCactcccctttctcctcctctaaGGTTATCCCATTGGCACTGGCTCTGTAAAACACCCTTTGAGGAAATAAtcccaagaaaacaaagtagTAGTAGTGCAAAACCGAcccttaattaattaataaccACGCGTGCAGCCTGCGGGGCTCCTTATCCCATTGGCACTGGCTCTGTAAAACACTCTTCTCACTCCTCCCCTAAAGTTATCCCATTGGCACTGTCTCCATAAACCactcccctctctcctcccctaAAGTTATCCCATTATCTGGCTGTTTGTACCCGCCCACCGGCTTTGGCCAGTATATAAACCACTGCAGAGCGGgcttctccctctttctcttctgCACTTCTGGGTTGAAAGTGCTCCTGGAATATCAGGTGGAGAGAATCCATCAACtcttatttttctccctgacGCTGGTAAATGTGGACACTGTTGAAGGCTCAGGGAAAAATTCCAATTCATATTTTCCCAGGCTAGaagcttttccagctccagctcagatctTTCACAGGCTGGAGACTTTCTGAAAGATAAGAATGAACAACATAGATTAAGACCTGTTGTTGATCACGGAATAGTGTGTGAGAGATATGATGggaggtgtttttttctcttgaccAATGAACTATTGCTTTGTTTCTATTCTATGATCCTGTCTATAAATGTGAGATGAATTTGTAGTAAAGCACTTCTTCTTGCTGCCTTGGAATAAGTTGTATGTGTGTTGCTGTATTATTCGCTGTTCCTAATCAGACAGTGACAGGTAAAGCTAATCCCACTGTAGAGCCACAGCTCTGAAGTTcagcccctggctggggctgttccaCAGCCTTGGTGTGGCTGCTGGCGTTCTAGAAGAGCTAGCTAAAGACTCCAGTGGTCGCATCAATCCTCCAAGACCCAGATCTCTCTAAACCCTCTTGAAGGCCAGTGTGATTTACAACATCAATTCCTTCTCAGAGCAtctggcacagctcccagtATCACTTCTCTGATTAAGTGTCACCAAAGCAGAAGGGAACTACAACAATTTTTTCCTGGTTATACTTGTCCTGGAACACAGTCTAGGATCAGACAAACCAGACTGTTTCCCTTGgtcccagcagtgacaggaatGAATGAAGCCCAAGCTTTTCAAATCCCTGGTTATCCAAGGCCTTTCCTGTGCTCCTGTCTATGTCCTGGTGACAGATGGGcaatccagctgctgctggaaaggctgtgctcctgttccCTCTCCATAGCCTGGCACAGAGCAAACAGCCACACTTAGAGCACTGGGTCCTGTCAGgtacagaacacagcagtgacagccttGCCTCTTTCTACAGAACAGAAAGGGACTCCCTGGCAGTGAGAAATGGTGAATCCTTGTGAATCCTAGGAATGGAGGCATATTGCACTGCCAGCAGTGGCAttaaagctgctgcttcacaaAATATCTGGCCTTTAGGAGTAATCATCCTTTTAACATCCTTTTGTTCTGCAGAGTGAGATTTGTCAGGGCCCTGACAGATTTCAGAGAGTTTGAAATAAGcgaaatatttttaaatacctctttGTCCCTATTCAAGTTTTACTGCGCCTGAACAGAAATATGAACCTGTTCTACATCACAGAGGTGGTGGTGAATGCGTAGCCAGGGATGTGGTGCTGCATCAGCTGCAGCCACTAAGTGGCAGGAGAAGtacaaaatttgctttattgGGCTCTGAATCTGACatgccagcactgcactgcctgTGGTGTGTGGCAGGGGAAGAGATGAatgcttccagcagcttcccacacAATAACTTGTTAACTGGGAAACTACCAGCCAACAGGCACTGATGGAGAGTTTAGGCAGCATATACCAAGaacaataattaattaaaaaaggaaagctctggttccctcctgctgcctgctgtgagctgtgccagtgccagaggCGAGGGAAGTGCAGTGGGCAGCAGTGAGGTGCTGGGGGTTGTGCTCAGGAGCCTCCCTGCCAGAGGGGGCACAAACTGGATGTGGCTGTGGCCAGGTCTGTGTGCAGCTGGCTAGCTGGGAGTTCCAGGAAGTTGTCCTCTATCTTTTCTAGTGACAGCTGCCTTGATGAGGAGTGAAgggatagattttttttaatctacacAGCATCTAGATTACTTGTGCTTTGGTGCTGAGAGATGTTCATACCGCTTGTATTTCTAACTGGCTTTTTGCTGCACCTAAAaccccccatttttcccagtgtttcatCCTTGTTGTCAGAGCTTCTGAGTTGCAGATGAGAAATCCCCGGGGTCAGGGTCTGTCACAGGGTATAACCACTGCTCTGCAGTTACTCAAACTGCTGGCACTGGAAGCCTTCAGACAAACCCggcagctttccagcagctctgtggggaccCACCACCCTCTTCCTTCAAATACTCTTTCACTGAACCCAAACCTGTCATAACCAGGGTGAAATATGATGCCATGCACATGGGAGGGGAGTTATTTGGAGAAGGTGATGGCAGTCTCTGCCTGCAGTAATCTGACTGCAGGAATGAGTGGTAATCCTGCATTAGGCAAGACCATCAACACATGCTCTTTGATCTGTCACGAACTGAGAGCTTCCAATGTTTTAGTGTTTTTTGCACCAGAATCATCTGGAGCAGCTtcaaggggagaaaaggggcCCCATTTCCATCTGTGAGGCTTGGATCTACAGGATGAATTCTCCCTACAAATGCTGCACTGTAAATTGCAGAAGAGTTTTGGAGCGGCTCCGGGGCTGGTTGCTGACTTTCCCAAGCTCTAGCCTGGCTATTTCTGCAATCCCTTCTCACTTTCCTGTAAGGACCATCCCTGCAAGATACAAAATGTCTCTGTTGGCTTGTCCTGGCTCTTGCAGAAGTCACTCAGAATACAAAAGACAAATAATAAGATCTGCAAACAAGCAGCTTTCTCAGGAAACATGCAGCAGGTCTGCTGGTTTCATGGTGAAAGCAGTGTTTGTGGAACTTAGTCgttgaaatggatttttctttgtatgaaATGGTTGCCCTGCTGTGACACCATTattctcagctccagcagctcgCTAATGTTCTttataaacacacacagagtgatATAAAAACCTCACAATTTGTGTAAGTTCAAGAGACTGCGTAAGAACGTCAGGAAATGAGCTTCATCACAGAGGTTTCTCAGGGCAGGGACCCAATGCTGACAGAGCTTCTGCTAGCACACAGAGTCACCGGGACACTTtccagagcagtgcagctccaTGGGAGCTGAGTCCTTTGAGGACACCAGGGCTCAGACAGCCAAGGGAACTTTGCTGCTTGCCCTTGCTAGCTGGGATTTTTGGATGTCAGGACAGCTGCATGTTCTGTGTGTTGGATCAGcagctgccttttcctccaCCTGATAAGCACTAGAGGTTCTCTGGGAAAACCGAGAAAACCCAAAATTCTAAAAATAGTGGAAATACCTTTTTTCACTCCATTGTGAGCTGTAGGTCGTGCTGTGGCTgaacaatttcttttccttccatctctGTGTCAGACACTGACACAGGCAGTTAGTTGAAATTGGGTGACCTCAAGGCCAGAGGGAACAAAGTCCTTGCCTGAACAAAACCTTTGTTTCTGGTGAGGGAAGAGCATTTAGACTCTACCAAATGGCACCAAATGCTGCTGAACATTCCCCTCAGAGGAGAGGAAAACGcgtgcagcagtgccaggctcatCCTGTTTTCTTATTTAGCAGTCCCTTCAGACAGGGCTTTTGATTAGAGCTGTATGAACATTCCCCTCAGAGGAGAGGAAAACGcgtgcagcagtgccaggctcatCCTGTTTTCTTATTTAGCAGTCCCTTCAGAAAGAGCTTTTGATTAGAGCTGTGCAGACAGGGCTTTTGATTAGAGCTGTACCCTGGCTTTTTGAGAGGCAGCTGGACTGGGACACATATCCTGCCTCTGGTGAAAACCAAAGTACAAATACCTTTTCTGACTCCTGGTAgggctctccagcagctgaCAGCAATGCTTGATGTGCTGCTGTTGTGAGCTGAGCACACACCTCTTTTTACAAGACACAAGCATCGTTTTTCAGTTCTCTTGTTGATTTGGCCACAGTGCTTATGAAATGGATGTTACAAAATAAAGGCTCCTGAAGGATATTCCCTCCTGACAGCTGTGGGAGGTGGCCTGTGGTGTAGAGAGCAGATCACAAGGCAGAAGAATTTAACCAGAATTATTAAACAccagagaaaaataactgtGCAAAGAGACAGACATTTTCTTGTTTGATGTCTTCAACTCATGACCAGAAGCTGTTTTGGAAGAGGTGCTTTATTTGGATATGTAATGAGGCTCTGCTCAAGGAGATTCAAATGAGATCTTCTTTCTCACGATACGCCAGACAAAAAACTGAACTAAAAAccataggaaataaaaataacattagcTGTGATTTCCAGCAAACCCTGTGCAAACCACATGTCCTTGTAGGGCTGAACTCTAAGTGCTATCTTTAGTTTCTTtctaacaaacaaacaaatgtaaaaatccATCTAATTCTGCATGACTCAGTTTCTCCTGACTTTACCCATCACACTCCAGAGTTGGAGTGATTTGGCAGAAGAAATCCTTCAATGAAGGAGAAAGAATTTGTACATGGTTATTCTGCATGGAAAAG
This region includes:
- the LOC101806070 gene encoding solute carrier family 2, facilitated glucose transporter member 11 isoform X2 encodes the protein MCCWDWRHFPVRLQPLHHQCPGLIHPDVHEHHLAGARGPSLGEQRHPAALVLHGLCLSSGRPHWGCGCWAHGHHAGQMSLLLNNVFVIIAAALSGFSRMAKSFEMIMLSRFFTGVNAGVSMNIQPMYLAESAPKKLRGAVALTSASFTALGLVLGQVVGLRELLGGEESWPFLLASNLIPALIQLTALPWLPESPRYLLIDRGDKESCISALQRLRGTSDLSAELEEMLAEQAAVKGQRAKNPWELFQNPALRWQLLSIVVLSSAMQLCGNDSMYSYAAYVFQEAGIPQDKIPYVVIGTGSCELITSVTCNMIIDYAGRRPLLLGGYTFMAGWAIVFMVALSQQTQISWMPYLSMACIFAYILSFGIGPAGVTGVLPTEVFDQMSRPAAYMICGSLLWFNLFLVGTAFPFIVKSLAHFCYIPFLVVCVCTALYVWFFLPETKGKSFLEISEEFRKRNFKTKTRAGFYKGPEEIKTTTL
- the LOC101806070 gene encoding solute carrier family 2, facilitated glucose transporter member 11 isoform X1; the encoded protein is MNKLQRLLQNKILILTICAAGIGGTFQYGYNLSIINAPASYIQMFMNTTWLERVGLPLESNVILLLWSFTVSAYPLGGLTGAVVAGPMAIMLGRKMSLLLNNVFVIIAAALSGFSRMAKSFEMIMLSRFFTGVNAGVSMNIQPMYLAESAPKKLRGAVALTSASFTALGLVLGQVVGLRELLGGEESWPFLLASNLIPALIQLTALPWLPESPRYLLIDRGDKESCISALQRLRGTSDLSAELEEMLAEQAAVKGQRAKNPWELFQNPALRWQLLSIVVLSSAMQLCGNDSMYSYAAYVFQEAGIPQDKIPYVVIGTGSCELITSVTCNMIIDYAGRRPLLLGGYTFMAGWAIVFMVALSQQTQISWMPYLSMACIFAYILSFGIGPAGVTGVLPTEVFDQMSRPAAYMICGSLLWFNLFLVGTAFPFIVKSLAHFCYIPFLVVCVCTALYVWFFLPETKGKSFLEISEEFRKRNFKTKTRAGFYKGPEEIKTTTL